One Candidatus Korarchaeum sp. DNA segment encodes these proteins:
- a CDS encoding HEPN domain-containing protein: protein MDREISSGRIPLDEHEYLRWLNSAKRTLESAYGDLSRGDYNWACFKAQQAAELAVKALLRGIGSPSYGRSVAKLLMSVEAKIGVPEGIMQRAKTLDKYYVPTRYPNAWAEGTPHEYYTEPDATDAINCAREVISWIEGVWGSLRRG, encoded by the coding sequence ATGGATCGAGAGATCAGCAGCGGCAGGATACCTCTTGACGAACATGAGTATCTCAGGTGGCTGAACTCGGCTAAGAGAACCTTAGAGTCCGCTTACGGCGATTTAAGTAGGGGAGATTACAACTGGGCTTGTTTTAAGGCTCAGCAAGCGGCTGAATTAGCTGTCAAGGCGTTACTGCGCGGTATTGGCTCACCGTCCTACGGTCGAAGTGTAGCGAAGCTACTGATGAGCGTCGAAGCTAAGATCGGGGTGCCCGAGGGGATCATGCAGCGTGCTAAGACCCTTGACAAGTACTATGTACCCACGAGGTACCCTAACGCCTGGGCGGAGGGTACACCTCATGAGTACTACACGGAGCCTGATGCCACCGACGCCATTAATTGCGCGAGGGAGGTGATCTCTTGGATCGAGGGAGTATGGGGGTCCTTGAGGAGAGGATAA
- a CDS encoding nucleotidyltransferase domain-containing protein has product MDRGSMGVLEERIREEVLRKAKEWADGLPFKATVIIVGSYARGDFNLWSDVDVLLISEFAGNPIERLRSLDYPPGFDVIPLTPDELVRLTDRRDPLVSEALNVGVFLRDDLGIREKLKEIDGSLTSLGSE; this is encoded by the coding sequence TTGGATCGAGGGAGTATGGGGGTCCTTGAGGAGAGGATAAGGGAGGAGGTATTGAGGAAGGCTAAGGAGTGGGCGGATGGCCTCCCATTCAAAGCCACGGTAATAATAGTGGGCTCGTATGCCAGAGGTGACTTCAACCTGTGGAGCGATGTCGACGTGCTGCTGATATCTGAGTTCGCTGGGAATCCCATCGAGAGGCTGAGGAGCTTAGATTATCCACCTGGATTCGATGTGATACCACTCACTCCAGATGAGCTCGTCAGACTGACCGACAGGAGGGATCCGCTGGTTTCAGAGGCGTTAAACGTAGGAGTCTTCCTGAGGGACGATTTAGGCATCAGGGAGAAGTTAAAGGAGATAGATGGCTCTCTAACCTCTCTAGGTTCTGAGTAG